From a single Candoia aspera isolate rCanAsp1 chromosome 2, rCanAsp1.hap2, whole genome shotgun sequence genomic region:
- the LOC134492084 gene encoding zinc finger protein 397-like isoform X2: MKAMKEQISIEPKLEGGPEGAGKAPSAPGSEGMAKQPGWGASHGSKGVSKVRQQCWEAQWQEFLRMFHSGGGDPVRMAEASPWEDPKAFLASFEQVATACRWPRDQWAARLLPALSGEAEEAFRTLEARDQENYEKVKAAILRGEALRTEAQRQHFRQFCCQEVGDPRRIHSQLQELCRQWLRPERRTKEQILELLVLEQFLASLPPELCSWIQAQRPDTCSQAVALVEDFLRSQEQTRSGTWQGSFKEERMDFLHGEEKPLEAMKRENENQGHVFADHEQMHMENQGHVFAEPDLPTDQEEGGHLDPLDDGTASEVNEENSYYGGNVLEEKCRTTPAISYRNKEERAEVQGERAESEDQQKTEREERTNECIESIIQNASKSTREEMPLFSKYGRRYRYRVELDVIHSSKDYEERPNSEENFQHNSSVGQQEKAQISEKNHTFSEHGKGSHHQDEEPSKSSEYEKTINFADSLNRIPTCPTEGRQYECSQCGKCLSTRRNLKLHQRSHTGEKPYKCFQCGKCFSQAGCLKTHQRFHTGEKPYKCSQCGKYFRQAGYLKTHQRFHTGEKPYKCAHCDKYFSQSGYLKTHQRFHTGEKPYKCSQCGKCFSTGINLKRHQMIHTGEKPYKCSQCGKCFRQAGNLKSHQRTHTGERPYKCS; this comes from the exons ATGAAAGCAATGAAGGAGCAAATTTCCATAGAGCCCAAACTGGAAGGAGGACCAGAAGGAGCTGGAAAAGCCCCCAGCGCACCAGGGTCTGAAGGTATGGCCAAGCAGCCAGGATGGGGAGCATCACACGGGAGCAAAGGGGTGAGCAAGGTGAGACAACAGTGCTGGGAAGCCCAGTGGCAGGAGTTCCTGAGGATGTTCCATTCAGGAGGAGGAGACCCCGTGAGGATGGCAGAGGCCTCTCCCTGGGAAGACCccaaggccttcctggcctcCTTTGAGCAGGTGGCCACAGCCTGCCGCTGGCCCAGGGACCAGTGGGCGGCCCGTCTCCTGCCGGCGCTGAGCGGAGAAGCGGAGGAGGCCTTCCGGACCCTGGAAGCCAGAGACCAGGAAAACTACGAGAAAGTGAAGGCGGCCATCTTGCGAGGGGAAGCCCTGAGAACGGAGGCGCAGCGGCAGCATTTTCGGCAGTTCTGCTGCCAGGAGGTGGGGGATCCCCGGAGGATCCACAGCCAACTGCAGGAGCTCTGCCGCCAGTGGCTGAGGCCGGAGAGGCGCACCAAGGAGCAGATCCTGGAGCTGctggtcctggagcagttcctggccagcCTCCCACCAGAGCTGTGCAGCTGGATCCAAGCCCAAAGGCCAGACACGTgttcccaggcggtggccctggtggAGGACTTCCTCCGGAGCCAGGAGCAGACCAGATCAGGGACATGGCAG GGTTCCTTTAAGGAAGAGCGGATGGATTTCTTACATGGAGAGGAAAAACCTCTGGAAGCTATGAAGAGAGAAAATG AGAACCAAGGCCATGTCTTTGCAGACCATGAACAGATGCATATGGAGAACCAAGGCCATGTCTTTGCTGAGCCAGACCTCCCAACAGACCAGGAGGAGGGTGGACACCTAGATCCTTTGG ATGATGGAACAGCAAGTGAGGTTAATGAAGAAAATTCATATTATGGAGGAAATGTGttggaagaaaaatgcagaacaaCTCCAGCGATAAGCTACAGGAATAAGGAAGAGAGAGCAGAAGTTCAGGGGGAAAGAGCTGAGTCTGAAGACCAgcagaagacagaaagagaggaGAGAACGAATGAATGTATAGAGTCCATTATCCAAAATGCCAGTAAGTCCACCAGGGAAGAAATGCCGTTGTTCTCCAAATATGGTAGAAGGTATCGCTACAGAGTAGAACTTGATGTGATCCATTCCAGCAAGGACTATGAAGAACGTCCCAATTCTGAGGAAAACTTCCAGCATAATTCATCAGTTGGGCAACAGGAGAAAGCCCAAATAAGTGAGAAAAACCACACCTTCTCTGAGCACGGGAAAGGAAGTCACCATCAGGATGAAGAACCTAGTAAGTCTTCTGAATATGAGAAAACCATTAATTTTGCAGACTCACTAAACAGAATTCCAACATGTCCAACAGAAGGTAGACAGTATGAATGTTCTCAGTGTGGGAAGTGCTTAAGTACAAGAAGAAACCTGAAGTTGCATCAGAGAAGTCACACTGgagaaaagccatacaaatgTTTTCAGTGTGGGAAGTGCTTCAGTCAGGCCGGATGTTTGAAGACCCACCAGAGGTTTCATACTGGAGAGAAGCCATACAAATGTTCTCAGTGTGGGAAATATTTCAGACAGGCAGGATATCTGAAGACTCATCAAAGATTTCATACTGGAGAGAAGCCATACAAATGTGCTCACTGTGATAAATACTTCAGTCAGTCAGGATATCTGAAGACCCACCAAAGATTTCATActggggagaaaccctataaatgttcTCAGTGTGGGAAGTGCTTCAGTACGGGAATAAACCTGAAGAGGCATCAGATGATTCACACCGGAGAGAAACCCTACAAATGTTCCCAGTGTGGGAAGTGCTTCAGGCAAGCAGGAAATCTGAAGAGCCACCAAAGGACTCATACGGGAGAGAGACCATATAAATGCTCTTAG
- the LOC134492084 gene encoding zinc finger protein 397-like isoform X1 — protein sequence MKAMKEQISIEPKLEGGPEGAGKAPSAPGSEGMAKQPGWGASHGSKGVSKVRQQCWEAQWQEFLRMFHSGGGDPVRMAEASPWEDPKAFLASFEQVATACRWPRDQWAARLLPALSGEAEEAFRTLEARDQENYEKVKAAILRGEALRTEAQRQHFRQFCCQEVGDPRRIHSQLQELCRQWLRPERRTKEQILELLVLEQFLASLPPELCSWIQAQRPDTCSQAVALVEDFLRSQEQTRSGTWQGSFKEERMDFLHGEEKPLEAMKRENGEVEMSTLENQGHVFADHEQMHMENQGHVFAEPDLPTDQEEGGHLDPLDDGTASEVNEENSYYGGNVLEEKCRTTPAISYRNKEERAEVQGERAESEDQQKTEREERTNECIESIIQNASKSTREEMPLFSKYGRRYRYRVELDVIHSSKDYEERPNSEENFQHNSSVGQQEKAQISEKNHTFSEHGKGSHHQDEEPSKSSEYEKTINFADSLNRIPTCPTEGRQYECSQCGKCLSTRRNLKLHQRSHTGEKPYKCFQCGKCFSQAGCLKTHQRFHTGEKPYKCSQCGKYFRQAGYLKTHQRFHTGEKPYKCAHCDKYFSQSGYLKTHQRFHTGEKPYKCSQCGKCFSTGINLKRHQMIHTGEKPYKCSQCGKCFRQAGNLKSHQRTHTGERPYKCS from the exons ATGAAAGCAATGAAGGAGCAAATTTCCATAGAGCCCAAACTGGAAGGAGGACCAGAAGGAGCTGGAAAAGCCCCCAGCGCACCAGGGTCTGAAGGTATGGCCAAGCAGCCAGGATGGGGAGCATCACACGGGAGCAAAGGGGTGAGCAAGGTGAGACAACAGTGCTGGGAAGCCCAGTGGCAGGAGTTCCTGAGGATGTTCCATTCAGGAGGAGGAGACCCCGTGAGGATGGCAGAGGCCTCTCCCTGGGAAGACCccaaggccttcctggcctcCTTTGAGCAGGTGGCCACAGCCTGCCGCTGGCCCAGGGACCAGTGGGCGGCCCGTCTCCTGCCGGCGCTGAGCGGAGAAGCGGAGGAGGCCTTCCGGACCCTGGAAGCCAGAGACCAGGAAAACTACGAGAAAGTGAAGGCGGCCATCTTGCGAGGGGAAGCCCTGAGAACGGAGGCGCAGCGGCAGCATTTTCGGCAGTTCTGCTGCCAGGAGGTGGGGGATCCCCGGAGGATCCACAGCCAACTGCAGGAGCTCTGCCGCCAGTGGCTGAGGCCGGAGAGGCGCACCAAGGAGCAGATCCTGGAGCTGctggtcctggagcagttcctggccagcCTCCCACCAGAGCTGTGCAGCTGGATCCAAGCCCAAAGGCCAGACACGTgttcccaggcggtggccctggtggAGGACTTCCTCCGGAGCCAGGAGCAGACCAGATCAGGGACATGGCAG GGTTCCTTTAAGGAAGAGCGGATGGATTTCTTACATGGAGAGGAAAAACCTCTGGAAGCTATGAAGAGAGAAAATGGTGAGGTGGAGATGAGCACTTTGG AGAACCAAGGCCATGTCTTTGCAGACCATGAACAGATGCATATGGAGAACCAAGGCCATGTCTTTGCTGAGCCAGACCTCCCAACAGACCAGGAGGAGGGTGGACACCTAGATCCTTTGG ATGATGGAACAGCAAGTGAGGTTAATGAAGAAAATTCATATTATGGAGGAAATGTGttggaagaaaaatgcagaacaaCTCCAGCGATAAGCTACAGGAATAAGGAAGAGAGAGCAGAAGTTCAGGGGGAAAGAGCTGAGTCTGAAGACCAgcagaagacagaaagagaggaGAGAACGAATGAATGTATAGAGTCCATTATCCAAAATGCCAGTAAGTCCACCAGGGAAGAAATGCCGTTGTTCTCCAAATATGGTAGAAGGTATCGCTACAGAGTAGAACTTGATGTGATCCATTCCAGCAAGGACTATGAAGAACGTCCCAATTCTGAGGAAAACTTCCAGCATAATTCATCAGTTGGGCAACAGGAGAAAGCCCAAATAAGTGAGAAAAACCACACCTTCTCTGAGCACGGGAAAGGAAGTCACCATCAGGATGAAGAACCTAGTAAGTCTTCTGAATATGAGAAAACCATTAATTTTGCAGACTCACTAAACAGAATTCCAACATGTCCAACAGAAGGTAGACAGTATGAATGTTCTCAGTGTGGGAAGTGCTTAAGTACAAGAAGAAACCTGAAGTTGCATCAGAGAAGTCACACTGgagaaaagccatacaaatgTTTTCAGTGTGGGAAGTGCTTCAGTCAGGCCGGATGTTTGAAGACCCACCAGAGGTTTCATACTGGAGAGAAGCCATACAAATGTTCTCAGTGTGGGAAATATTTCAGACAGGCAGGATATCTGAAGACTCATCAAAGATTTCATACTGGAGAGAAGCCATACAAATGTGCTCACTGTGATAAATACTTCAGTCAGTCAGGATATCTGAAGACCCACCAAAGATTTCATActggggagaaaccctataaatgttcTCAGTGTGGGAAGTGCTTCAGTACGGGAATAAACCTGAAGAGGCATCAGATGATTCACACCGGAGAGAAACCCTACAAATGTTCCCAGTGTGGGAAGTGCTTCAGGCAAGCAGGAAATCTGAAGAGCCACCAAAGGACTCATACGGGAGAGAGACCATATAAATGCTCTTAG